In a genomic window of Nomascus leucogenys isolate Asia chromosome 4, Asia_NLE_v1, whole genome shotgun sequence:
- the CDHR4 gene encoding cadherin-related family member 4 → MVLLRLLMFLFAPVVSDLCSLPCFINVSESQGPGTILQFFSFNCSSYTPTPTLELLNVQPPATFFNPPSLARWQGTYVGKLTLSSSARLDALIVNHYKLQLKFTCGNHVTEGSLSVDVQQDLSHIQCAGQFASPAGEMIQVPETVTPGARLYTLLLPGLELHGAQMSIISAQDPPHFPGPFSINEQGWLQAPSQGLLGQAQKVFQLQISVSFGQRQSCQGMVMVKVLPVPSSQVSFLEQAQNITIPENLAPGSEVVQVRARGVDLRYEILSPVPSPHFSIGRADGVVRTTTPLELARTQGTAVSRLQAKAFEQRQPWASAELNLTMNVQLVNLWPPRCLPALLVSQIPETAPVGTVLNTLTCEDPDSVGTTLDYKLWFRSSSNPASLCLYDRVLEVNATLDCDTPGTCFQHAASILVLDGGQPQMTTEVPVLVMVTPINEFSPACAPRTFRVQEDAAPHTLLGSVVGTDMDYPHDNIEYYTSGGPTNFAVDRLTGEVHLLGPLDYEQQRLYRLTVLLIDHGQDQNPNHHRSGSCTITIEVEDVNDHAPECEPPFQELAIYAPLGRSVEVTKVSCQIPQEPQRLTYSYSIVGGNSQNQFILQGATLVHSDLVLGPFWPEQPRTYELLIRVADAGPSPTHLSTTATIIVHLVPRRASTVATSTHRTTVPSTMTPMLITDTEAFWQPQPWFVVVLTATGALLLLALGWLLGRLLQGLAQLLQAPSKPAQALLLNSIQGTEGSIEGFMEAPKMEMSQAPSTVMSLHFDGRAQDSRTGRDYLFNTHTGARRWL, encoded by the exons ATGGTGCTGCTCAGGCTCCTCATGTTCCTCTTTGCTCCGGTGGTCTCTG ACCTCTGCAGCCTGCCCTGCTTTATAAATGTCTCTGAGAGCCAGGGCCCTGGCACAATccttcagtttttctccttcaactGCTCCTCCTACACGCCCACACCCACCCTGGAGTTGCTCAATGTCCAGCCACCTGCTACCTTCTTCAACCCACCCAGCTTGGCCAGGTGGCAAGGGACCTATGTGGGCAAG TTGACCTTGAGCAGCTCTGCTCGGTTGGATGCCCTGATCGTGAACCACTACAAGCTGCAGCTGAAGTTCACATGTGGCAACCATGTGACGGAGGGCTCACTCTCTGTGGATGTGCAGCAGGACCTTAGCCATATCCAGTGTGCTGGTCAATTTGCCAGCCCAG CTGGGGAAATGATTCAGGTGCCAGAGACAGTCACACCTGGGGCTCGGCTGTACACTCTGCTCCTCCCAGGCCTAGAACTCCACGGAGCCCAG ATGAGCATTATCAGTGCCCAGGACCCGCCACACTTCCCTGGACCTTTCTCCATCAATGAGCAAGGTTGGCTGCAGGCACCATCCCAGGGCCTCCTAGGCCAGGCTCAAAAG GTCTTCCAGCTGCAGATCTCAGTGTCCTTTGGACAAAGGCAAAGCTGCCAAGGGATGGTGATGGTGAAGGTTTTGCCTGTTCCCTCCAGCCAGGTCTCCTTCCT CGAACAGGCTCAGAATATCACCATCCCTGAGAACCTGGCCCCCGGTAGTGAGGTGGTTCAGGTCCGGGCCCGGGGTGTCGACCTGCGCTATGAAATCCTGTCTCCGGTGCCCAGCCCACACTTCTCCATTGGTCGTG CAGACGGTGTGGTCCGGACCACCACGCCCCTGGAATTAGCTCGCACCCAAGGCACTGCGGTCTCCAGGCTGCAGGCGAAGGCCTTTGAGCAGCGCCAGCCATGGGCCAGTGCCGAGCTCAATCTCACCATGAATGTGCAGCTGGTCAACCTCTGGCCTCCACGCTGCCTCCCAGCACTACTGGT GTCCCAAATCCCCGAGACTGCACCTGTGGGCACCGTGCTGAATACTCTCACTTGCGAAGATCCGGACTCTGTTGGCACCACCCTGGACTACAAGCTGTGGTTCCGCAGCTCTTCCAACCCTGCCAGCCTCTGCCTTTATGACAGAGTCCTTGAg GTGAATGCCACACTGGACTGTGACACTCCTGGAACCTGCTTCCAGCATGCAGCCTCCATCCTGGTGCTCGATGGTGGCCAGCCCCAGATGACCA CTGAGGTGCCGGTACTGGTGATGGTGACACCCATCAACGAGTTCTCCCCAGCCTGTGCCCCTCGCACGTTCCGGGTTCAGGAGGATGCGGCGCCCCACACTCTGCTGGGCTCTGTGGTGGGCACGGATATGGATTACCCTCATGACAACATTGAGTACTACACCTCTGGTGGTCCTACCAACTTTGCTGTGGACCGTCTCACCG GGGAAGTTCACCTCCTGGGACCTTTGGACTATGAGCAGCAGAGGCTGTACAGGCTCACTGTCCTTCTGATTGACCATGGCCAAGACCAGAACCCCAACCATCACCGCTCAGGCTCCTGTACCATTACCATCGAGGTTGAG GATGTGAACGACCATGCCCCTGAGTGTGAGCCCCCATTTCAGGAACTCGCCATCTATGCTCCTCTGGGCCGTAGCGTGGAGGTGACCAAGGTGTCATGCCAGATCCCTCAGGAGCCACAGCGCCTGACCTACTCCTATAGCATCGTGGGAG GGAATAGCCAGAACCAATTCATCCTGCAAGGGGCCACCCTGGTGCACAGTGACCTTGTGTTGGGGCCCTTCTGGCCAGAGCAGCCCCGTACCTATGAGTTATTGATCCGTGTGGCCGATGcaggcccctcccccacccacctcagcacCACAGCCACCATTATTGTGCATCTAGTTCCCCGGAGGGCCAGCACAGTGGCCACCAGCACCCACAGAACCACA GTGCCCTCAACGATGACACCCATGCTCATCACAGACACAGAGGCTTTCTGGCAGCCACAGCCCTGGTTTGTGGTGGTGTTGACAGCAACTGGTGCTCTTCTCCTCTTGGCCCTAGGCTGGCTTCTTGGCAGGCTCCTCCAGGG GTTGGCCCAGCTGCTGCAAGCACCCAGCAAACCAGCCCAGGCTTTGCTGCTAAACAG CATCCAGGGAACTGAGGGATCCATCGAGGGTTTCATGGAGGCACCAAAGATGGAGATGTCCCAGGCACCCAGCACTGTCATGAGTCTG CATTTTGATGGCAGAGCACAGGACTCCC
- the INKA1 gene encoding PAK4-inhibitor INKA1, producing MHSARLDSFLSQLRWELLCGRDTGSPPMPGPLQPTPQTGPDVQPSQQLRASGALEEDSVCCVEEEEEEEEEAVVTEDRDAALGGPREHALDWDSGFSEVSGSTWREEELPVSQRPAPSAQPLRRQRLSVSGLPMPSRAPVASVPPVHRPRPKSTPDACLEHWQGLEAEDWTAALLNRGRSRQPLVLGDNCFADLVHNWMELPETGSEGGDGGGHRARARPPQFLLGLSEQLRRRLARARRTAMAGKRLSCPPRPEPELPADVSRFAALMSCRSRQPIICNDVTYL from the exons ATGCATAGCGCTCGGCTTGACAGCTTCCTCAGCCAGCTCCGCTGGGAACTG TTGTGTGGTCGGGACACAGGCTCACCCCCAATGCCTGGTCCCCTGCAGCCAACTCCCCAAACTGGCCCAGATGTGCAGCCCAGCCAGCAGCTTAGGGCCTCGGGTGCCTTGGAAGAGGACTCAGTCTGctgtgtggaggaggaggaagaggaggaggaggaagcagtggTGACAGAAGACAGGGATGCAGCCTTGGGAGGCCCCAGGGAGCATGCCCTGGACTGGGACTCTGGCTTCTCGGAGGTGTCAGGCAGCACATGGCGAGAGGAAGAACTGCCTGTATCCCAGCGCCCAGCACCCTCAGCACAGCCCCTTCGTAGGCAGCGCCTCTCAGTCAGTGGCCTCCCCATGCCCAGCAGGGCCCCTGTAGCCAGTGTACCACCTGTCCACCGTCCACGGCCCAAGTCCACCCCAGACGCCTGCCTGGAGCACTGGCAGGGACTGGAAGCAGAGGACTGGACAGCAGCCCTACTGAACAGGGGTCGCAGTCGCCAGCCCCTGGTACTAGGGGACAATTGCTTTGCTGACTTGGTGCACAACTGGATGGAGCTGCCTGAGACAGGGAGTGAAGGGGGTGACGGAGGTGGGCACCGTGCCCGTGCTCGGCCCCCTCAGTTCCTGCTTGGCCTCTCCGAGCAGCTTCGGCGCCGGCTGGCCAGGGCTCGGCGGACAGCTATGGCAGGAAAGCGGCTGTCATGCCCACCTCGCCCAGAACCTGAACTGCCTGCGGATGTCTCACGCTTCGCAGCCCTCATGAGCTGCCGTAGCCGCCAGCCCATCATCTGCAATGATGTCACCTACCTCTga
- the UBA7 gene encoding LOW QUALITY PROTEIN: ubiquitin-like modifier-activating enzyme 7 (The sequence of the model RefSeq protein was modified relative to this genomic sequence to represent the inferred CDS: substituted 2 bases at 2 genomic stop codons), with the protein MDALDTSKLLDEELYSRQLYVLGSPAMQRIQGARVLVSGLQGLGAEVAKNLVLMGVGSLTLHDPHPTCWSDLAAQFLLSEQDLERSRAEASQELLAQLNRAVQVVVHTGDITEDLLLDFQVVVLTAAKLEEQLKVGTLCHKHGVCFLAADTRGLVGQLFCDFGEDFTVQDPTEAGCXAVGIHLLTKERLPGPVEGRSRHPXAKPPPTQGSPGILTLRKGANTHYFRDGDLVTFSGIEGMVELNDCDPRSIHVREDGSLEIGDTTTFSQYLRGGAITEVKRPKTVRHKSLDTALLQPHVVAQSSQEVHRAHCLHQAFCALHEFQHLHGRPPQPWDPVDAETVVGLAQDLEPLKWTEEEPLDEALVRTVALSSAGVLSPMVAMLGAVAAQEVLKAISRKFMPLDQWLYFDALDCLPEDGELLPSPEDCAPRGSRYDGQIAVFGAGFQEKLSHQHYLLVGAGAIGCELLKVFALVGLGAGNSGGLTVVDMDHIERSNLSRQFLFRSQDVGRPKAEVAAAAAQGLNPDLQVIPLTYPLDPTTEHIYGDNFFSRVDGVAAALDSFQARHYVAARCTHYLKPLLEAGTSGTWGSATVFMPHVTEAYRAPASAAASEDAPYPVCTVRYFPSTAEHTLQWARHEFEGLFRLSAETINHHQQAHTSLADMDGPQTLTLLKPVLGVLRVRPQNWQDCVAWALGHWKLCFHYGIKQLLRHFPPNKVLEDGTPFWSGPKQCPQPLEFDTNQDTHLLYVLAAANLYAQMHGLPGSQDWTALRELLKLLPQPDPQQMAPIFASNLELASASAEFGPEQQKELNKALQVWSVGPPLKPLMFEKDDDSNFHVDFVAAAASLRCQNYGIPPVNRAQSKRIVGQIIPAIATTTAAVAGLLGLELYKVVGGPRPRSAFRHSYLHLAENYFIRYMPFAPAIQTFHHLKWTCWDRLKVPAGKPEGTLESLLAHLQEQHGLRVRMLLHGPALLYSAGWPPEKQARRLPLRVTELVQQLTGQVPAPGQRVLVLELSCEGDKEDTAFPPLHYEL; encoded by the exons ATGGATGCCCTGGACACTTCGAAGCTGCTGGATGAGGAGCTGTATTCAAGACAGCT GTATGTGCTGGGCTCACCTGCCATGCAGAGGATTCAGGGAGCCAGGGTCTTGGTGTCAGGCCTGCAGGGCCTGGGGGCCGAGGTGGCCAAGAACTTGGTCCTGATGGGTGTGGGCAGCCTCACTCTGCATGATCCCCACCCCACCTGCTGGTCCGACCTGGCTGCCCAG TTTCTCCTCTCAGAGCAGGACTTGGAAAGGAGCAGAGCCGAGGCCTCTCAAGAGCTCTTGGCTCAGCTCAACAGAGCTGTCCAGGTTGTCGTGCACACGGGTGACATCACTGAGGACCTGCTGTTGGACTTCCAG GTGGTGGTGCTGACTGCTGCGAAGCTGGAGGAGCAGCTGAAGGTGGGTACCTTGTGCCATAAGCATGGAGTTTGCTTTCTGGCGGCTGACACCCGGGGCCTCGTGGG GCAGTTGTTCTGTGACTTTGGTGAGGACTTCACTGTGCAGGACCCCACAGAGGCAGGGTGCTGAGCTGTAGGCATTCACCTGCTGACCAAGGAGAGGCTGCCAGGGCCTGTGGAAGGCAGGTCCAGGCACCCCTGAGCCAAGCCTCCTCCTACCCAGGGCTCCCCTGGCATTCTCACTCTGAGGAAAGGGGCCAATACCCACTACTTCCGTGATGGAGACTTGGTGACTTTCTCGGGAATTGAGGGAATGGTTGAGCTCAACGACTGTGATCCCCGGTCTATCCACGTGCGGG AGGATGGGTCCCTGGAGATTGGAGACACAACAACTTTCTCTCAGTACTTGCGTGGTGGGGCTATCACTGAAGTCAAGAGACCCAAGACTGTGAGACAT AAGTCCCTGGACAcagccctcctccagccccatgtGGTGGCCCAGAGCTCCCAGGAAGTTCACCGTGCCCATTGCCTGCATCAGGCCTTCTGTGCACTGCACGAGTTCCAGCACCTCCATGGCCGGCCACCCCAGCCCTGGGATCCT GTTGATGCAGAGACTGTggtgggcctggcccaggaccTGGAACCACTGAAGTGGACAGAGGAAGAGCCACTGGATGAAGCCCTAGTGCGGACAGTCGCCCTAAGCAGTGCAGGTGTCTTGAGCCCTATGGTGGCCATGCTTGGTGCAGTAGCTGCCCAGGAAGTGCTGAAG GCAATCTCCAGGAAGTTCATGCCTCTGGACCAGTGGCTTTACTTTGATGCCCTCGATTGTCTTCCGGAAGATGGGGAGCTCCTTCCCAGTCCTGAGGACTGTGCCCCG AGAGGCAGCCGCTATGATGGGCAAATTGCAGTGTTTGGGGCTGGTTTTCAGGAGAAACTGAGCCACCAGCACTACCTCCTG GTGGGCGCTGGTGCCATTGGTTGTGAGCTGCTCAAAGTCTTTGCCCTAGTGGGACTAGGGGCCGGGAACAGTGGGGGCTTGACTGTTGTCGACATGGACCACATAGAGCGCTCCAATCTCAGCCGTCAGTTCCTCTTCAGGTCCCAGGACGTTGGC AGACCCAAGGCAGAGGTGGCTGCAGCAGCTGCCCAGGGCCTGAACCCAGACTTACAGGTGATCCCGCTTACCTACCCACTGGATCCCACCACAGAGCACATCTATGGGGATAACTTTTTCTCCCGTGTGGATGGCGTGGCTGCCGCTCTGGACAGTTTCCAGGCCC GGCACTATGTGGCTGCTCGTTGCACCCACTATCTGAAGCCACTGCTGGAGGCAGGCACATCGGGCACCTGGGGCAGTGCTACAGTATTCATGCCACATGTGACTGAGGCCTACAGAGCCCCTGCCTCAGCTGCAGCTTCTGAGGATGCCCCCTACCCTGTCTGTACTGTGCGGTACTTCCCTAGCACAGCTGAGCACACCCTGCAG TGGGCCCGGCATGAGTTTGAGGGACTCTTCCGACTGTCTGCAGAGACCATCAACCACCACCAACA GGCACACACTTCCCTGGCAGACATGGATGGGCCACAGACACTCACCTTACTGAAGCCAGTGCTTGGGGTCCTGAGAGTGCGTCCACAGAACTGGCAAGACTGTGTGGCGTGGGCTCTTGGCCACTGGAAACTCTGCTTCCATTATGGCATCAAACAGCTGCTGAGGCACTTCCCACCTAATAAA GTGCTTGAGGATGGAACTCCCTTCTGGTCAGGTCCCAAACAGTGTCCCCAGCCCTTGGAGTTTGACACCAACCAA GACACACACCTCCTCTACGTACTGGCGGCTGCCAATCTGTATGCCCAGATGCATGGGCTGCCTGGCTCACAGGACTGGACTGCACTGAGGGAGCTGCTGAAGCTGCTGCCACAGCCTGACCCCCAACAGATGGCCCCCATCTTTGCTAGTAATCTAGAGCTGGCTTCGGCTTCTGCTGAGTTTG GCCCTGAGCAGCAGAAGGAACTGAACAAAGCCCTGCAAGTCTGGAGTGTGGGTCCTCCCCTGAAGCCTCTGATGTTTGAGAAG GATGATGACAGCAACTTCCATGTGGACTTTGTGGCAGCAGCAGCTAGCCTGAGATGTCAGAACTATGGGATTCCACCGGTCAACCGTGCCCAG AGCAAGCGAATTGTGGGCCAGATTATCCCAGCCATTGCCACCACTACAGCAGCTGTGGCAGGCCTGTTGGGCCTGGAGCTGTATAAGGTGGTGGGTGGGCCACGGCCTCGTAGTGCCTTTCGCCACAGCTACCTACATCTGGCTGAAAACTACTTCATCCGCTATATGCCTTTTGCCCCAGCCATCCAGACG TTCCATCACCTGAAGTGGACCTGTTGGGACCGTCTGAAGGTACCAGCTGGGAAGCCTGAGGGGACCCTGGAGTCGCTGCTGGCTCATCTTCAG GAGCAGCATGGGTTGAGGGTGAGGATGCTGCTGCACGGCCCTGCCCTGCTCTATTCGGCCGGATGGCCACCTGAAAAGCAAGCCCGGCGCCTGCCCCTCAG ggtGACAGAACTGGTTCAGCAGCTGACAGGCCAGGTACCTGCTCCTGGGCAGCGGGTGTTGGTGCTGGAGCTGAGCTGTGAGGGTGACAAGGAGGACACTGCCTTCCCACCTCTGCACTATGAGCTGTGA